Proteins co-encoded in one Candidatus Zixiibacteriota bacterium genomic window:
- a CDS encoding HEAT repeat domain-containing protein — MTNGFDKIVELLAQLQSPDFFEREDAVKKLGEHDQDEAIAGLVTALDDPDMGIRELAADMLVQTKSQTGAHLLIRFLGHEDIGTRNLASEILIKIGQPAVQPLIDNLADDDYDIRKFIVDILGLIKDETAVDALCKSLWDDNSNVVVSATEALGEVGSPKCIPELIKVYERVEDARLQAVEAMGKIGDPGTLDTLFGYLETDDPMIKYASIEAIGFTGMLGSIEKLVPILDDNDTTIAEVALMAIINISAANNGRLDYDLPLDRFVEHLFDGVKRKDKRITDFILARLSCWYGKNVVESIVDVLDSVDEENSCRFIEALGQAGASASSVLLQKFPKATPQAKVIILDILKQYADENIAASLIKYADDEAPEVRARIAGVMGGSGSDKVLPTLKKMARDEVGHVRSAAFRSAGWLCSEQDVDFLLTGLDDPYPDVREAAVGALIIVGGTKVVAKLTADLYHEDIERQRLAVISLGMIGEAEVVEPLLKAASHPEASVRRSAICALTKIGHDVDTDLLLQALNDENSGVRKAAVSALIALKGESAVDNIRFLLDDGDVWVRYHTIITIAGTGQSQFGEYLRPYLRDDQDIIKIATTKALAQLGCREALSDIRELDGEKNEDLISAVREAVSSLEGVS, encoded by the coding sequence TGGCCTGGTGACCGCCCTTGATGATCCTGATATGGGGATACGCGAGTTGGCAGCCGACATGTTGGTCCAGACGAAGAGCCAAACAGGAGCCCATCTCTTGATACGCTTCCTGGGCCATGAAGACATTGGTACCCGCAATCTGGCCTCTGAGATACTGATCAAGATAGGCCAACCGGCAGTGCAGCCCCTTATCGACAACCTGGCCGACGATGACTATGACATTAGAAAGTTCATAGTTGATATCCTCGGCCTGATCAAGGATGAAACTGCGGTTGACGCTCTTTGTAAGTCTCTCTGGGATGATAATTCTAATGTTGTTGTTTCAGCCACTGAGGCCTTGGGAGAAGTTGGATCACCGAAGTGTATCCCGGAGTTGATAAAAGTCTACGAGCGGGTTGAGGATGCCAGGCTCCAGGCCGTTGAGGCCATGGGGAAGATCGGTGACCCTGGTACTCTGGACACACTCTTTGGCTATCTTGAGACCGATGATCCGATGATCAAATATGCTTCGATTGAAGCCATTGGTTTCACCGGTATGTTGGGGTCAATCGAAAAGCTTGTACCCATTCTTGACGATAACGACACGACTATTGCTGAGGTAGCACTGATGGCGATCATCAATATTAGTGCTGCCAACAACGGACGACTGGACTACGACCTGCCTCTCGATCGTTTTGTCGAGCACCTATTTGATGGTGTCAAGCGCAAGGACAAGCGGATTACCGACTTCATTCTTGCTCGTCTTTCTTGCTGGTATGGCAAGAACGTCGTTGAGTCCATAGTGGACGTCCTTGACTCAGTGGACGAGGAAAACTCGTGTCGCTTCATTGAAGCTCTCGGGCAGGCTGGAGCTTCAGCTTCCAGCGTTCTTCTCCAGAAATTTCCGAAAGCAACACCGCAAGCCAAAGTGATCATCCTTGACATTCTTAAGCAATACGCTGACGAGAATATCGCGGCCAGTTTGATCAAGTATGCCGACGATGAGGCCCCCGAAGTCCGGGCCAGGATTGCAGGTGTCATGGGTGGCTCCGGCAGCGACAAAGTTCTGCCGACGTTGAAAAAAATGGCACGTGATGAAGTGGGACATGTTCGTTCGGCCGCCTTCAGGTCTGCAGGTTGGCTCTGTAGTGAACAAGATGTCGACTTTCTTCTGACCGGACTCGACGATCCCTATCCGGATGTTCGTGAGGCCGCTGTAGGTGCTCTTATTATAGTAGGTGGAACCAAGGTTGTAGCCAAGCTTACTGCCGATCTCTACCACGAGGACATTGAACGGCAGCGCCTGGCTGTTATTTCACTGGGAATGATCGGTGAAGCCGAGGTAGTGGAACCGCTGCTGAAGGCCGCCAGTCATCCCGAGGCCAGTGTTCGACGTTCGGCCATCTGTGCTCTTACAAAGATAGGTCACGACGTTGATACCGACCTGCTACTACAGGCTCTTAACGACGAGAATAGCGGTGTGCGCAAGGCTGCGGTATCAGCCTTGATAGCCCTCAAAGGAGAGTCTGCTGTCGACAATATTCGATTCCTGCTGGATGATGGCGATGTCTGGGTTAGGTATCACACGATAATCACTATTGCAGGAACAGGTCAAAGCCAGTTTGGTGAATATCTGCGCCCGTACCTGCGTGACGATCAGGATATCATCAAGATTGCAACCACAAAGGCGTTGGCACAACTGGGTTGCCGCGAGGCACTTTCTGATATCCGCGAGCTTGATGGCGAGAAGAATGAGGATCTCATTTCGGCCGTCCGGGAAGCCGTCTCATCATTAGAAGGAGTTAGCTGA
- a CDS encoding response regulator — translation MPEGSILIVDDELLIRDLLYDFFVSQGWQTSVAENGQKALEILGNRKVDLVLTDLRMPDMDGLALTSEMRSSFPDIPVIIMTAYPSVDSAVEALRSRVADYVTKPFNINRLYKTIKAQLEGSKGAVNES, via the coding sequence ATGCCAGAGGGATCAATTCTAATAGTCGATGATGAGCTACTGATTCGAGATCTCCTTTACGATTTTTTCGTGAGTCAGGGGTGGCAGACATCGGTGGCCGAAAATGGCCAGAAGGCACTCGAAATTCTAGGTAATCGAAAAGTCGATCTGGTGCTGACTGATCTTCGGATGCCGGATATGGATGGATTGGCGCTCACTTCCGAGATGCGCTCGTCCTTTCCGGATATCCCGGTGATCATAATGACAGCGTATCCGTCGGTTGATTCAGCGGTAGAAGCGCTTCGGAGTCGGGTTGCGGACTATGTAACGAAGCCGTTCAATATCAATCGGTTATATAAAACGATTAAGGCGCAACTTGAGGGCTCAAAGGGAGCAGTTAACGAATCGTGA